The sequence TCGTACTGGGGTGTGTTCCTCAGGGGGAACAGGGATACGGGGAGGTGAGTGCGTCGAGCGTCGTGTTGTTGCCGTATGCACCGTCCAGCGTCGCTGTCGCACGCCAACGCCTCTGCTCTGACCTGCAGGAATGGGGGGTCTACGAGACCGCGATAGATGATGCGGTCCTCGTGGTGAGCGAGCTGCTGAGCAACGCGCTGCGGCACGCACATCCTTTACCGTCCGGTCAGATCAGGGTGGCGTGGCGCTGGACTGACGGGCATGTCGAGGTCGCGGTGAGTGACGGAGGCGCCGCCACCGAGCCGAGGGCCGGTCGGCCCACGCTCTCCTCCCTGGGGGGCAGGGGCCTTGGCATCGTCGAGTATCTGGCCGCGAAATGGGGGGTCAGACACGACGGTGAGATCACCACTGTCTGGGCGGTGGTGACGACTGTCAGCACTGTGAGTAACGGTAACGGTCAGGTTTCCATCCCCGAACCCATCCTGAGGGAATGCGGATAGGTCCCGTCCCGCTTCACCCCGGTGAAGCGGGACAAGGTCCTGATCACCCTCCGGCGGGCGCCGCGCCGTACAGCATGATCACCCTCCGGCGGGCGCCGCGCGGTACAGCACCGCCCTCTCGCCGGCCGCCCATGCCGTGGTGACCAGCAGGTAGAGCCCCGCCGCGAGGGGGAGCACGGCCGCGGCCAGCAGCGTCC comes from Streptosporangium roseum DSM 43021 and encodes:
- a CDS encoding ATP-binding protein, with product MLLPYAPSSVAVARQRLCSDLQEWGVYETAIDDAVLVVSELLSNALRHAHPLPSGQIRVAWRWTDGHVEVAVSDGGAATEPRAGRPTLSSLGGRGLGIVEYLAAKWGVRHDGEITTVWAVVTTVSTVSNGNGQVSIPEPILRECG